A stretch of the Uranotaenia lowii strain MFRU-FL chromosome 3, ASM2978415v1, whole genome shotgun sequence genome encodes the following:
- the LOC129757312 gene encoding leucine-rich repeat-containing G-protein coupled receptor 4-like has product MNDRRCIIWITAFIWLGLSRSTSGWLYPCRRSALGAFVLFKECTLEDVYITKETPLYRVFFPPVDLNIISGYIPELNRAVMGRVHNKTIRLTVGRLGVQKLFLKETLETLILEDNLIKGLEYDSADKLSLWNLKLDYNRLTDVSFVRDLKSLVILSLRHNRIESLHLDTFKGLHRLKTLDLGYNRLKQISGNDDYVIESVNRFILAGNAMLELDLSQVTMANVKFLNVSSNKLMSINMYKLEKTFPNLETIDLGNNPWNCDRIEQMKFKLHFKNVTHQGLTKAADSCSENHLDSVTLTNPEEVNRIESSLHNLQDFIFQQENRRLVNVRLEISHLRMEYLQMELNETKSSLETLIFKTRTLFQLYELRKTGNGNFKIIEV; this is encoded by the exons atgaacgatcgTAGATGCATAATCTGGATTAC TGCTTTCATCTGGCTTGGGTTATCTCGAAGTACTTCGGGATGGCTATACCCTTGCAGACGTTCAGCTTTAGGAGCCTTTGTCCTCTTCAAGGAGTGTACCTTGGAGGATGTTTACATCACCAAAGAAACGCCGCTGTATCGAGTATTCTTCCCTCCGGTGGATCTCAACATAATATCCGGTTATATTCCCGAGTTGAATCGAGCCGTGATGGGCCGAGTCCACAATAAAACCATTCGACTTACGGTGGGACGCCTCGGGGTGCAGAAGCTTTTCCTGAAGGAAACACTGGAGACGCTCATCTTGGAGGATAACCTGATTAAGGGTCTGGAATATGACTCTGCGGATAAACTAAGCTTGTGGAATCTGAAGCTCGATTACAACCGATTGACGGATGTTTCTTTTGTGAGAGACTTAAAAAGTTTGGTGATACTGTCGCTCAGGCATAATCGGATTGAATCGTTACATTTGGATACGTTTAAAGGTTTGCACCGATTGAAAACGCTAGATTTGGGATACAATCGGTTGAAACAGATAAGTGGAAATGATGATTACGTTATTGAGAGTGTCAACAGGTTTATTCTAGCCGGAAATGCCATGCTTGAACTGGATTTGAGCCAAGTGACAATGGCAAACGTAAAATTTCTCAACGTTTCGTCGAATAAGTTGATGTCGATTAACATGTATAAGCTAGAAAAGACATTCCCGAATCTAGAAACGATAGACTTGGGTAACAATCCATGGAATTGTGATCGCATAGaacagatgaaatttaaacttcaCTTTAAAAATGTCACTCATCAAGGTTTAACGAAAGCAGCTGATTCATGTAGCGAGAATCATCTGGATAGTGTTACGTTGACAAATCCAGAGGAAGTGAACCGAATAGAATCCAGCCTACATAATCTTcaggattttatttttcaacaagagAACCGGAGACTGGTGAATGTTCGGTTGGAAATTTCTCACCTTCGAATGGAATACCTGCAAATGGAACTTAATGAAACGAAGAGCTCGCTAGAAACACTTATATTCAAAACCAGAACATTGTTCCAGCTCTACGAACTACGAAAGACGGGAAAcggcaattttaaaatcatcgaAGTTTGA